A portion of the Juglans microcarpa x Juglans regia isolate MS1-56 chromosome 1D, Jm3101_v1.0, whole genome shotgun sequence genome contains these proteins:
- the LOC121237339 gene encoding protein PSK SIMULATOR 1-like: MVACHIDTPYSKAWIALHCREKKDLANGFFESNSKLLKPSATMLGAGALALHYSNLIIVMEKMIKSPQLVGVDARDDLHAMLPSSIRSMLRDRLKGSTGFSASDLILAREWREALGRILGWFSPLAHNMIKWQSEKSFKHQTLVPKTNMMLLQTLFFVNKEKTRAAIIELLVGLNYIWKFEREMIGKGLFESTNFNGILNALTRRV, from the exons ATGGTGGCCTGCCATATAGACACCCCATATTCGAAAGCTTGGATTGCACTGCACTGcagag AAAAGAAAGATTTGGCTAATGGATTTTTTGAGTCCAACTCCAAGCTCCTAAAGCCCTCAGCAACTATGCTAGGTGCTGGAGCTTTAGCCTTACACTACTCAAATTTGATCATAGTGATGGAGAAGATGATCAAGTCACCCCAATTGGTCGGTGTGGATGCCAGGGATGATCTTCATGCAATGTTACCAAGCAGTATACGTTCAATGCTGAGGGATAGGTTGAAGGGATCCACGGGGTTTTCAGCGAGCGATCTGATTCTTGCTAGGGAGTGGAGGGAGGCCTTGGGAAGGATCTTGGGTTGGTTTTCACCATTAGcacataatatgataaaatgGCAAAGTGAAAAGAGCTTTAAGCATCAAACTTTGGTGCCCAAAACAAACATGATGCTTCTGCAGACGCTATTTTTTGTGAACAAGGAGAAGACCAGGGCTGCCATTATCGAGCTATTAGTGGGATTGAACTACATTTGGAAGTTCGAGAGGGAGATGATTGGTAAAGGCCTATTCGAATCCACCAACTTCAATGGGATCTTGAATGCCCTGACACGACGGGTTTAA